One window from the genome of Mycolicibacterium gadium encodes:
- a CDS encoding TetR/AcrR family transcriptional regulator, with the protein MKRRRAPRGSGEQLRDEILDATTDLLLETGHAKEVSIRSVAKRVGVTPPSIYLHFTDKDALLDAVCARYFEKLDEEMQAAAAGEAAAIDALRAQGLAYVRFAVKTPELYRIATMGEGRPGSDVDTMLNNSAFVHICNTVEALMAEGILPENDATTVALELWTTAHGVAAMLISRPYLPWGETEAFADRVLRAVVVGEIVSGAIGPTTAPQDTMAKLKGLLDAEHRR; encoded by the coding sequence ATGAAACGGCGACGCGCGCCACGCGGATCGGGTGAGCAACTTCGCGACGAGATTCTCGACGCGACCACCGATCTGCTGCTGGAAACCGGGCACGCCAAAGAGGTGTCCATCCGGTCCGTGGCCAAGCGCGTCGGAGTGACACCGCCCTCGATCTACCTGCACTTCACCGACAAGGACGCACTGCTGGACGCGGTGTGCGCGCGGTATTTCGAGAAGCTCGACGAGGAGATGCAGGCGGCCGCCGCCGGTGAGGCCGCGGCTATCGACGCGCTGCGCGCGCAAGGGCTGGCGTATGTGCGCTTCGCCGTGAAAACCCCTGAGCTGTACCGGATTGCCACCATGGGCGAGGGGCGGCCGGGCAGCGACGTGGACACGATGCTGAACAACTCGGCGTTCGTACACATCTGCAACACGGTCGAGGCCTTGATGGCCGAGGGTATCCTGCCCGAAAACGATGCGACCACCGTCGCGCTGGAACTGTGGACGACCGCGCACGGGGTGGCGGCGATGCTGATCTCCCGGCCGTACCTTCCGTGGGGTGAGACCGAGGCGTTCGCCGACCGGGTACTCAGAGCCGTCGTCGTCGGAGAGATCGTGTCGGGTGCGATCGGGCCGACGACCGCGCCGCAGGACACCATGGCCAAGTTGAAGGGACTACTGGATGCAGAACACCGTCGATAA
- a CDS encoding class I SAM-dependent methyltransferase: MQNTVDNPFFARLWKVMSTHETDAIRRLRRENLAGLSGRVLEVGAGTGTNFEFYPDTVTEVVAVEPERTLAEVAQQAAAAAPVPVTVSTDTVEQYMASGSEPFDGVVCSLVLCSVDDPENVLRQLYSLLKPGGELRYLEHIAGSGVQAGLQRFADATFWPRLFGNCHTHRHTEQSITGAGFTVSRARREWTMPRWVPLPVAEFAIGRAVRAA, encoded by the coding sequence ATGCAGAACACCGTCGATAACCCGTTCTTCGCCCGCTTGTGGAAGGTGATGTCCACCCACGAGACCGATGCGATCCGGCGGCTGCGGCGGGAGAACCTCGCCGGCCTGTCGGGCCGCGTGCTGGAGGTGGGTGCGGGCACGGGCACGAACTTCGAGTTCTATCCCGACACCGTGACCGAGGTGGTCGCCGTCGAGCCCGAACGTACCCTTGCCGAGGTGGCGCAGCAGGCGGCCGCCGCGGCCCCGGTACCGGTCACCGTCAGCACCGACACGGTGGAGCAGTACATGGCCTCAGGCAGTGAGCCGTTCGATGGAGTGGTGTGCTCGCTGGTGCTGTGCTCGGTCGATGACCCCGAAAATGTTCTGCGACAGCTGTATTCGCTGTTGAAACCGGGTGGTGAGCTACGGTACCTCGAGCACATCGCCGGCAGCGGTGTGCAGGCCGGTCTGCAAAGGTTCGCCGATGCCACGTTCTGGCCGCGGCTCTTCGGCAACTGTCATACCCATCGGCACACCGAGCAGAGCATCACCGGTGCCGGGTTCACGGTGTCGAGGGCGCGCCGTGAATGGACGATGCCGAGGTGGGTGCCGTTACCGGTCGCGGAGTTCGCGATCGGCCGCGCGGTGAGAGCGGCCTAG
- a CDS encoding NAD-dependent deacylase gives MQVTVLSGAGISAESGVPTFRDAETGLWAKVDPYEISSSEGWQANPERVWAWYLWRHYMMGSVDPNDGHRAVAAWQDYAEVHVVTQNVDNLHERAGSKNVYHLHGSLFEFRCDRCRSAYTGELPPMPEPAETVDPPRCDRCGGMIRPNVVWFGEALPDDEWQRSIEAVVEADLVIVVGTSSIVYPAAGIPEMALANGKVVIEVNPEPTPLSAAATVSLRETAAGALPRLLQRLPALLG, from the coding sequence GTGCAAGTGACGGTCCTCAGCGGTGCGGGCATCTCGGCCGAAAGCGGAGTGCCGACGTTCCGGGATGCCGAAACCGGGCTGTGGGCCAAGGTGGATCCCTACGAAATTTCGAGCTCAGAGGGCTGGCAGGCCAACCCCGAGCGGGTGTGGGCGTGGTACCTGTGGCGGCACTACATGATGGGGTCGGTCGACCCGAACGACGGCCACCGGGCGGTGGCGGCCTGGCAGGACTACGCCGAAGTGCACGTCGTCACCCAGAACGTCGACAACCTGCACGAGCGGGCGGGCAGCAAGAACGTCTACCACCTGCACGGCAGCCTGTTCGAATTCCGTTGTGATCGCTGTCGATCGGCCTACACCGGCGAGTTACCCCCGATGCCCGAGCCGGCCGAGACCGTCGACCCCCCGCGGTGCGACAGGTGCGGCGGCATGATCCGGCCCAACGTCGTATGGTTCGGGGAAGCGCTGCCCGACGACGAGTGGCAACGCTCGATCGAAGCGGTCGTAGAAGCCGACCTCGTGATCGTGGTCGGCACGTCGTCGATCGTCTATCCCGCCGCCGGCATACCCGAGATGGCGCTGGCCAACGGCAAAGTGGTCATCGAGGTCAACCCCGAACCCACACCATTGTCCGCGGCTGCGACGGTGTCGCTGCGAGAGACCGCGGCGGGCGCGCTGCCGAGGCTGCTGCAGCGACTGCCCGCGCTGCTCGGCTAG
- a CDS encoding GntR family transcriptional regulator, with the protein MTKLGDWVCIDHRASSPLFDQLRTQIIEGVRDGRLPPGTRLPTVRELAGQLGLAVNTVARAYRELESAGVLETRGRFGTFVARVDPADAAMATAAHTYVTAAKALGIDKADALRYIEIAFG; encoded by the coding sequence GTGACCAAGTTGGGGGATTGGGTTTGCATCGACCATCGCGCTTCGAGCCCCCTGTTTGACCAGCTCAGAACGCAGATCATCGAAGGCGTGCGCGACGGCAGGTTGCCGCCGGGCACCCGATTGCCCACGGTGCGCGAACTGGCCGGTCAACTCGGCCTGGCCGTCAACACGGTCGCCCGCGCCTATCGCGAGCTGGAGTCTGCGGGCGTTCTCGAAACCCGGGGCCGCTTCGGCACATTCGTCGCGCGCGTCGACCCCGCCGACGCCGCGATGGCCACCGCCGCCCACACCTACGTGACGGCGGCCAAGGCGCTGGGAATCGACAAGGCCGATGCGCTGCGCTACATCGAAATCGCGTTCGGTTAG
- a CDS encoding Rv1453 family transcriptional regulator: MTWKRPSTQVRKLIRKGAQIIVNAPPEWLDELDAAVLGSNPAIAADPELARAVSRSNQANLFFWATANVRDPGAPVPPNSGPEPVDVARELVRRGLDAYSLDAYRVGEGVAWRRLMRIAFELTSDPAQLHELLDVCSRSISAFVDDTLSAIAAQIDLERDELTRGTHAQRRETVALVLDGAPIPRRRAEDRLGYALTGLHTAAVIWSDEPTGDLARLDRAAESVGHAAGGARPLSVLAGTATRWLWVPGNVTVDTDALLQSVHHAPDVRIAIGATAGGIDGFRRSHFDAITTQQLMARLRSPQQIAQFADVQLVALITTNTDRAAEFVEHTLGDLESAGVELQDTVRTFVAEGCNASRTAARLYTHRNTLLRRLARADELLPRPLAESCVNVAVALDIVRWRGARG; the protein is encoded by the coding sequence ATGACGTGGAAGCGCCCATCGACCCAGGTCAGAAAGCTGATCAGGAAGGGCGCGCAGATCATCGTCAATGCGCCGCCGGAATGGCTCGACGAGCTCGACGCCGCGGTGCTCGGCTCTAACCCGGCCATCGCCGCGGACCCGGAACTCGCTCGGGCGGTGAGCCGCAGCAACCAGGCCAACCTGTTCTTCTGGGCGACGGCCAATGTCCGCGACCCCGGGGCTCCGGTTCCTCCGAACTCCGGACCCGAGCCGGTGGATGTCGCGCGGGAACTGGTCCGCCGGGGGCTCGACGCATATTCGCTGGACGCGTACCGAGTCGGCGAAGGGGTGGCCTGGCGCCGCCTCATGAGAATCGCCTTCGAGCTGACCTCTGATCCGGCGCAGTTGCACGAATTGCTCGACGTGTGCTCCCGGTCGATCAGCGCGTTCGTCGACGACACCCTGTCGGCCATCGCGGCCCAGATCGACCTGGAGCGCGACGAACTGACGCGCGGAACCCATGCCCAACGTCGAGAGACCGTGGCGCTGGTTCTCGACGGCGCGCCCATTCCGCGCAGGCGCGCCGAAGATCGGCTGGGCTACGCACTGACCGGACTCCACACCGCGGCGGTCATCTGGAGCGACGAACCAACGGGCGATCTGGCCCGACTCGACAGGGCGGCCGAGTCAGTGGGGCACGCCGCCGGCGGGGCGCGACCGTTGAGCGTGCTGGCCGGTACCGCGACCCGGTGGCTGTGGGTGCCGGGCAACGTCACCGTCGACACCGATGCGCTGCTGCAATCGGTGCACCACGCACCCGATGTCCGCATCGCGATTGGGGCGACGGCCGGCGGTATCGACGGATTTCGCCGCAGCCATTTCGACGCCATCACCACCCAGCAGCTGATGGCGCGGCTGCGGTCACCACAGCAGATCGCGCAGTTCGCCGACGTCCAACTGGTCGCACTCATCACTACCAACACCGACCGCGCCGCGGAGTTCGTCGAGCACACGCTGGGCGATCTCGAATCGGCCGGAGTCGAGTTACAGGACACGGTAAGGACATTCGTCGCCGAAGGCTGCAATGCGTCCCGAACTGCAGCGAGGCTCTACACGCATCGCAACACACTGTTGCGTCGGCTGGCCCGCGCGGACGAACTCTTGCCGCGTCCGCTGGCCGAATCCTGCGTCAACGTGGCCGTCGCACTCGACATCGTGCGGTGGCGCGGCGCCCGCGGCTAA
- a CDS encoding flavin-containing monooxygenase — protein sequence MVHTTSRTEHVDVLIVGAGISGIGAAYYLQKEHPDRSYAILEARGATGGTWDLFRYPGIRSDSDLHTFGYEFKPWRDQDAIASADKILAYLRETSAENGIDAKIRFHHKVLGAEWSSADARWVVDVERRVAGEGTEELVQISANWIFCAGGYYRYDQGYTPRFEGRDRFRGQVVHPQHWPEDLDYAGKKVVIIGSGATAVTLVPAMADTAGHVTMLQRSPTYVLPVPSKDTFANAAQKLLGAERGYALARRKNIVKQRAVYQLSQKYPAAARKLIRHLNARELPAGYPVDEHFNPAYNPWDQRLCAVPDADLFKAISSGAASVVTDRILTFTETGIQLESGKHLEADIIVTATGLNIQLLGGMSLTVDGTPVDLADSVAYKAMMLSGVPNFAFAFGYTNSSWTLKVGLLCEHFCRLLSHMDAQGYDIARADVVEDGMATRPMLDLSAGYVQRALDRLPKQGDGDPWRVSMNYYYDVEMLREGSVVDPHLQFASSEQAVAQPKRAVALPV from the coding sequence ATGGTCCACACCACATCCCGCACCGAGCACGTCGACGTGTTGATTGTCGGCGCCGGCATCTCCGGCATAGGCGCCGCCTACTACCTCCAGAAGGAACACCCCGACCGGTCCTACGCCATCCTCGAAGCACGCGGCGCAACCGGCGGTACGTGGGATCTGTTCCGCTATCCGGGAATTCGCTCGGACTCCGACCTGCACACGTTCGGTTACGAGTTCAAGCCGTGGCGCGACCAGGACGCCATCGCCTCAGCGGACAAGATCCTGGCCTACTTGCGCGAGACGTCCGCGGAGAACGGCATCGACGCCAAGATCCGCTTCCACCACAAGGTGTTGGGCGCGGAGTGGTCGAGCGCCGACGCGCGCTGGGTAGTCGACGTCGAGCGCCGCGTCGCAGGGGAGGGCACCGAGGAATTGGTGCAGATCAGTGCGAACTGGATCTTCTGCGCGGGCGGCTACTACCGCTACGACCAGGGCTACACCCCGCGTTTCGAGGGTCGCGACCGATTCCGGGGTCAGGTCGTACACCCGCAGCACTGGCCCGAGGACCTCGACTACGCCGGTAAGAAGGTCGTCATCATCGGCAGCGGCGCGACAGCGGTAACCCTGGTGCCCGCGATGGCCGACACGGCAGGCCACGTGACCATGTTGCAGCGTTCACCGACCTATGTGTTGCCGGTGCCCTCGAAGGACACTTTCGCCAACGCGGCGCAGAAGCTGCTCGGCGCCGAGCGCGGGTACGCGCTGGCCCGGCGCAAGAACATCGTCAAGCAGCGTGCTGTGTACCAGTTGAGCCAGAAGTACCCGGCCGCGGCGCGCAAGCTGATCCGCCACCTCAATGCACGGGAACTGCCGGCCGGCTATCCAGTCGACGAGCATTTCAACCCCGCGTACAACCCGTGGGATCAGCGGCTGTGCGCGGTCCCCGACGCCGATCTGTTCAAGGCGATTAGCAGCGGAGCCGCCTCGGTCGTCACCGATCGCATATTGACGTTCACCGAGACCGGCATCCAGCTGGAATCCGGGAAGCACCTAGAGGCTGACATCATTGTCACCGCAACGGGTTTGAACATTCAGTTGCTCGGTGGGATGTCGCTGACTGTGGACGGAACGCCGGTGGACCTCGCCGACTCGGTCGCCTATAAGGCCATGATGCTGTCGGGCGTACCGAACTTCGCCTTTGCGTTCGGATACACCAACTCGTCGTGGACTCTCAAGGTCGGCCTGCTGTGCGAGCATTTCTGCCGCCTGTTGAGCCACATGGACGCGCAGGGTTACGACATCGCGCGGGCCGACGTCGTCGAGGACGGAATGGCGACTCGGCCGATGCTCGACCTGAGTGCCGGATACGTCCAGCGTGCCCTGGACCGGTTACCCAAGCAGGGTGACGGGGATCCGTGGCGTGTGTCGATGAACTACTACTACGACGTCGAAATGCTGCGTGAGGGCTCCGTCGTCGACCCGCACCTGCAGTTCGCGTCGTCGGAACAGGCGGTCGCGCAGCCCAAACGCGCAGTGGCGTTGCCCGTCTGA
- a CDS encoding class I SAM-dependent methyltransferase, with protein sequence MTLQVRANEARRPDSIIDDPMAIRLVNSIDFQWAKFGLSRRQDMAVRALAFDTETRRYLADHPRATVVALAEGLQTSFYRLNAAGVGDEFRWLTVDLPPMIELRRKLLPPSERITMRAQSALDFSWMDEVPAEDGVFITAEGLLMYLQPDEALGLIAACAQRFGGGRMMFDLPPAWFAKGITRGMLRPTLRYRVPPMPFSMTPSQLANLVNEVPGIRAVHDLPMPQGRGRAFNALVSTVQRVRLFDSVRPVNTLLEFG encoded by the coding sequence ATGACATTGCAGGTCCGCGCGAACGAGGCGCGCAGACCGGATTCGATCATCGACGACCCGATGGCGATCCGGCTGGTAAATTCCATCGATTTCCAGTGGGCGAAGTTCGGGCTGAGCCGCCGGCAGGACATGGCGGTGCGCGCGCTGGCCTTCGACACCGAGACACGCCGCTACCTCGCCGACCACCCCCGGGCCACCGTGGTGGCGCTGGCCGAGGGCCTGCAAACCAGCTTCTATCGTCTCAACGCGGCCGGGGTCGGGGACGAATTCCGTTGGCTCACTGTCGATCTTCCCCCGATGATCGAGTTGCGCCGCAAGCTGCTCCCGCCGTCGGAACGCATCACCATGCGCGCACAGTCGGCCCTCGACTTCAGCTGGATGGACGAGGTGCCCGCCGAGGACGGCGTGTTCATCACGGCCGAGGGCCTGCTGATGTACCTGCAGCCCGACGAAGCCCTCGGCTTGATCGCCGCGTGTGCGCAGCGCTTCGGCGGCGGCCGAATGATGTTCGACCTGCCACCCGCGTGGTTCGCCAAGGGGATCACCCGCGGCATGCTGCGGCCCACGCTGCGCTATCGGGTGCCGCCGATGCCGTTCAGCATGACGCCGTCGCAGCTGGCAAATCTCGTCAACGAGGTGCCCGGCATTCGCGCGGTCCACGACTTGCCGATGCCGCAGGGCCGCGGCAGAGCCTTCAACGCCCTCGTGTCGACGGTTCAGCGGGTGCGCCTGTTCGACTCCGTGCGCCCGGTGAACACCCTGCTGGAATTCGGCTGA
- a CDS encoding DUF1697 domain-containing protein, with the protein MTRYAGFLRGVNVGGVNLKMAEVAKAFEDAGFTNVKTILASGNVLLDSRSGVAAVRKKAEKALRDAFGYDAWVLAYDLKTVQQISDKFPYEREVDGYHSYVTFVTDSDVLDELAALGDDAGPDEKIARGEGVIYWQVPSKGTLDTTIGKTMGKKRYKSSTTTRNLRTVEKVLR; encoded by the coding sequence ATGACCAGATACGCCGGATTTCTCCGCGGGGTGAACGTCGGCGGCGTGAACCTCAAGATGGCCGAGGTGGCCAAGGCATTCGAGGACGCCGGATTCACCAATGTGAAGACCATCCTCGCGAGTGGAAACGTGTTGCTGGACAGCCGTTCCGGGGTGGCCGCGGTCAGAAAGAAGGCCGAGAAGGCGCTGCGCGACGCGTTCGGCTACGACGCATGGGTGCTGGCCTACGACCTGAAAACCGTGCAACAGATCTCCGACAAGTTCCCGTACGAGCGTGAGGTCGACGGCTACCACTCCTACGTCACGTTCGTCACCGATTCCGACGTCCTCGACGAGCTCGCGGCCCTCGGCGACGACGCGGGGCCCGACGAGAAGATCGCGCGCGGCGAGGGTGTCATCTACTGGCAGGTCCCCAGCAAGGGCACGCTGGACACCACAATCGGCAAGACGATGGGCAAGAAGCGCTACAAGTCGTCCACCACCACTCGCAACCTGCGCACAGTCGAGAAAGTTCTGCGATAG
- a CDS encoding class I SAM-dependent methyltransferase, which produces MTVSGEVLDGVSATTLWTLHNRGTEAKRSDGVIRDPWAVTLFDAISYDFRKFGKPNQSHGLRAVAFDAATSDYLRTHPKASVVALAEGLQTSFWRLERAGVADQLTWYSVDLRPVMALREKLLPSDERIVPLAQSALDLSWMDRIDDSHGVFITAEGLLMYLQPDEALGLIRACATRFPGGHMMFDSIPHWFSRRTLTGLKLSDRYVTPPMPFALSAEEALALAGRIPGVRGARDIAMPPGRGLWKVASHSRMDHIGFLRRNRPSITVLEF; this is translated from the coding sequence ATGACGGTCAGTGGGGAAGTTCTCGACGGCGTCTCGGCCACCACGCTGTGGACCCTGCACAACCGCGGCACCGAGGCCAAGCGCTCTGACGGGGTGATCCGCGACCCGTGGGCGGTCACGCTGTTCGACGCGATCTCCTATGACTTCCGCAAGTTCGGCAAACCCAACCAGTCACACGGGTTACGCGCGGTCGCCTTCGACGCCGCCACGAGCGACTATCTGCGCACGCATCCGAAAGCATCGGTGGTGGCGCTCGCCGAAGGTCTGCAGACCAGCTTCTGGCGGCTGGAACGCGCCGGCGTTGCCGACCAATTGACCTGGTACTCAGTGGATCTTCGGCCCGTCATGGCACTTCGGGAGAAGCTGCTGCCCAGCGACGAGCGGATCGTGCCGCTGGCCCAGTCGGCGCTGGACCTGAGCTGGATGGACCGCATCGACGACTCGCACGGGGTGTTCATCACCGCCGAGGGCCTGCTGATGTACCTGCAGCCCGACGAAGCACTTGGCCTGATCCGCGCCTGCGCAACCCGCTTTCCCGGCGGGCACATGATGTTCGACTCGATCCCTCACTGGTTCTCCCGGCGCACCCTGACGGGCCTCAAGCTGTCCGACCGATACGTCACCCCGCCGATGCCGTTCGCGCTCAGCGCGGAAGAAGCGCTCGCCCTGGCCGGCCGCATTCCGGGCGTGCGCGGCGCCCGCGATATCGCCATGCCGCCCGGGCGGGGCCTGTGGAAGGTGGCGAGCCACTCGAGGATGGACCACATCGGTTTCCTGCGCCGCAATCGCCCGAGCATCACGGTGCTGGAGTTCTAG
- a CDS encoding PPOX class F420-dependent oxidoreductase produces MGRHVLDDKLLALIGGNSLGVLATIKRDGRPQLSNVSYYFDPRSLTIQVSITEPRAKTRNLRRDPRASIHVSSDDGWSYAVAEGDATLTPPAASPQDDTVEALIALYRNIAGEHPDWDDYRRAMVDDRRVVMTLPISHVYGMPPGKR; encoded by the coding sequence ATGGGACGTCACGTTCTCGACGACAAGCTGTTGGCGTTGATCGGTGGGAACTCGCTGGGCGTGCTGGCCACGATCAAACGCGATGGCCGCCCGCAGTTGTCGAACGTGTCCTACTACTTCGACCCGCGCAGTCTGACGATCCAGGTGTCGATCACCGAACCGCGCGCCAAAACCCGCAACCTGCGGCGCGACCCGCGGGCCTCGATCCATGTCAGCTCCGACGACGGGTGGTCCTATGCCGTCGCCGAGGGCGACGCGACCCTCACCCCGCCGGCCGCCTCACCGCAGGACGACACCGTCGAGGCGCTGATTGCGTTGTACCGCAATATCGCCGGTGAGCATCCCGACTGGGACGACTACCGGAGGGCGATGGTCGACGACAGACGGGTCGTCATGACGCTGCCGATCTCGCACGTCTACGGCATGCCCCCCGGCAAGCGGTAA
- a CDS encoding DUF5302 domain-containing protein produces the protein MPDAPEDETKRKFREALERKKAKSAGGSDHKDKGAKQPRAHGPLESRREFRRKSG, from the coding sequence ATGCCTGATGCACCGGAAGACGAGACGAAACGCAAGTTCCGGGAAGCGCTGGAGCGGAAAAAGGCCAAGTCGGCCGGTGGTTCCGACCACAAAGACAAGGGCGCGAAGCAACCGCGGGCCCATGGCCCCCTCGAGAGTCGCCGCGAGTTCCGGCGTAAAAGCGGCTAG
- a CDS encoding MFS transporter — MSPQRVAFPLLAYAFAAIMVGTTLPTPMYSLYAEQMNFSVLTTTVVYATYAGGVLFALLVFGRWSDVIGRRPVLLAGVVFALASAAVFLCADNVSMLLIGRVLSGLSAGVFTGTATAAVIEAAPPSWHTRAAAVATIANVGGLGAGPVVAGVLVQYVPHPLQLSFILHMALALLAGIAVLVVPETSQRVGSIGFQRLSVPAEVRPVFVIAGLAAFAGFSVTGLFMAVAPSFVADVVGIDNDALAGLVAASIFAASAVAQIGARGVAPQRAVAIGCAVLVAAMAIVVVALYLSSLAGLVAAGLVAGVGHGMTFSRGLAAVVERTPAARRAEVSSTYFVVAYVAISLPVVGEGLAAQAWGLRTAGVSFAVAVAILAGVCLAAILAREARQSRRAGVEVAS; from the coding sequence GTGAGCCCGCAACGCGTCGCCTTCCCGCTGCTGGCGTACGCGTTCGCCGCGATCATGGTCGGTACGACGCTGCCGACGCCGATGTACTCGCTCTACGCCGAGCAGATGAACTTCTCGGTGCTGACGACCACGGTGGTGTACGCGACCTACGCGGGCGGTGTGCTTTTCGCGCTGCTGGTGTTCGGCCGCTGGTCCGATGTCATCGGCAGACGGCCCGTGCTGCTGGCGGGAGTGGTCTTCGCACTTGCCAGCGCGGCGGTGTTCCTTTGCGCGGACAACGTGTCGATGCTCTTGATCGGCCGGGTGCTGTCCGGTTTGTCGGCGGGCGTCTTCACGGGGACGGCCACCGCCGCCGTCATCGAAGCCGCCCCGCCCAGCTGGCACACCAGGGCCGCCGCCGTCGCGACGATCGCCAATGTCGGCGGTCTCGGCGCCGGACCGGTGGTCGCCGGCGTACTGGTGCAATACGTTCCGCACCCGTTGCAGTTGAGCTTCATCCTGCACATGGCGCTCGCACTGCTCGCGGGCATCGCGGTGCTGGTCGTCCCCGAGACGTCTCAGCGCGTGGGAAGCATCGGTTTCCAGCGGCTCTCCGTTCCAGCGGAGGTGCGCCCGGTGTTCGTCATCGCCGGACTGGCCGCTTTCGCGGGATTCTCGGTCACCGGCCTCTTCATGGCCGTCGCGCCATCCTTCGTGGCCGACGTCGTCGGCATCGACAACGACGCGCTGGCCGGGCTCGTCGCGGCGTCGATCTTCGCCGCGTCGGCGGTCGCGCAAATCGGCGCCAGGGGGGTCGCGCCGCAGCGCGCGGTCGCGATCGGTTGCGCGGTGCTGGTCGCAGCGATGGCGATTGTCGTTGTCGCCCTCTATTTGTCCTCGCTGGCGGGACTGGTCGCGGCCGGCCTCGTGGCAGGCGTCGGCCACGGTATGACGTTCAGCCGTGGGCTGGCGGCCGTCGTCGAACGCACGCCGGCGGCGCGCCGGGCCGAGGTGAGCTCCACCTATTTCGTCGTCGCGTACGTGGCCATCTCATTGCCGGTCGTCGGCGAAGGCCTGGCCGCTCAGGCCTGGGGACTGCGCACCGCCGGGGTGAGTTTCGCGGTCGCCGTCGCCATTCTGGCCGGCGTCTGCCTGGCCGCGATCCTGGCCCGGGAAGCCCGCCAGTCCCGACGGGCCGGCGTCGAGGTCGCGAGCTAG